A part of Leishmania panamensis strain MHOM/PA/94/PSC-1 chromosome 34 sequence genomic DNA contains:
- a CDS encoding hypothetical protein (TriTrypDB/GeneDB-style sysID: LpmP.34.0530) codes for MHASCPLVWIPHHLPALKAFGQAPVPHHISTPCALLRIHQRSASESGRAQHPCTDTAAAVVVAEWPSCPGHIATPSGSDNDCFSLCHCGRGPGVGSAAPPSNVTCCTQWLVLKMHRVLHTARAARVKIYPSGDGSCQQWMGWRLRLGTVLYASDWQFLVSQQERKTATVESCLDIDITGVKNEQTATADMEALSTFFPALHHGRYYPTAQAFVYHCRHSDEHLVWCEKDPLVSVVWEGAEGGKTEAATQHDAGSPIVKECDKAAAGYTSAVAPTNAQECQSRMGESRKRRRYWLSQLRRECPSTRARRNAVTSCMHSSSAEAATFSASASTAAVTSTTALDSICCAYLLTLKHPHNCLSASGERLVPTTAAAPANVQEQCSKSLHVSQSPLRSSSEDIEELLQSSSYASWYLALLPACRSALLVPHDTGAAATMSVGGAEKASHNDTRRRALQEVFLHGITASLALWLCKRSSSAFGSIEACALQQCELFPALFTASTGDATILVAALLRDWWNRLSQEATQYFSLSATAAQGGSQQRWNRCCIAHHVWTSLQTWDCVSNVRPAPDVAPPPAPLKHLCVACAIAVTSIQRSHEQVLWWNMPGPAMEPSREYADKAADCDASAGTWATQSAANGGAAETTGRSPSIDGVAPNMLYTPASCRLARMSANESRRWCDDYRACMDLVLQLLFAEQEQQLHRVPQAYREGWG; via the coding sequence ATGCATGCATCATGTCCGCTCGTCTGGATTCCGCATCATCTTCCCGCCCTCAAGGCTTTCGGCCAGGCGCCTGTGCCACACCACATTTCTACGCCTTGCGCGCTCCTGCGAATACACCAGCGCTCGGCATCCGAGTCGGGTCGTGCGCAGCATCCATGTAccgacaccgccgcggcagtggtCGTGGCAGAGTGGCCTTCATGTCCAGGGCACATAGCAACACCTTCAGGCAGTGATAATgattgcttctctctctgtcactGTGGCAGAGGCCCAGGCGTCGGttccgcagcgccgccatcgaaCGTCACGTGCTGCACTCAGTGGTTAGTGCTGAAAATGCACAGGGTGTTGCACACAGCTCGCGCAGCTAGGGTCAAAATCTACCCAAGCGGTGATGGTAGCTGCCAGCAGTGGATGGGTTGGCGTCTACGACTGGGCACCGTCTTGTACGCCTCTGACTGGCAGTTTCTCGTTTCTCAGCAGGAGCGAAAGACGGCAACGGTGGAAAGCTGCTTGGATATCGATATCACCGGCGTGAAAAACGAGCAAACCGCAACGGCAGATATGGAGGCACTCAGCACGTTCTTtccagcgctgcaccacggTCGCTACTACCCTACAGCACAGGCCTTTGTGTATCACTGTCGGCACAGCGACGAGCACCTTGTATGGTGTGAAAAAGACCCCCTTGTATCGGTAGTGTGGGAgggagcggagggggggaaaaCAGAAGCGGCGACACAACATGACGCGGGCTCACCCATAGTCAAGGAGTGCGACAAGGCTGCTGCGGGATACACCTCTGCGGTTGCGCCAACGAACGCGCAGGAGTGTCAGTCGCGCATGGGTGAAAGCCGCAAGCGCCGGCGTTACTGGCTGTCACAGCTCAGACGCGAATGCCCTAGTACGCGAGCTCGCCGCAACGCGGTGACGTCATGTATGCACAGCTCATCGGCCGAAGCGGCCACTTTTTCTGCCTCGGCTAGCACAGCAGCCGTCACCAGCACCACGGCGCTAGACTCGATCTGTTGCGCGTACCTTCTCACGTTGAAGCATCCCCACAACTGCCTCTCCGCAAGCGGCGAAAGGTTAGTGCCCACgactgccgcggcgccagCAAACGTTCAGGAGCAGTGCAGCAAATCGCTACATGTGTCGCAatcaccgctgcgcagctcgagcGAGGACATCGAAGAGCTACTACAGTCGTCGTCTTATGCGAGCTGGTACCTTGCCCTGCTCCCGGCGTGCCGATCCGCTCTCCTTGTACCACATGACacgggagcggctgcgacgaTGTCGGTGGGGGGTGCGGAGAAGGCCAGCCATAATGacacacgccgccgcgctctgCAAGAGGTATTTCTGCATGgcatcaccgcctctctGGCACTGTGGCTTTGCaagcgtagcagcagcgcctttggCTCCATCgaggcgtgtgcgctgcagcaatgTGAGCTCTTTCCAGCTCTCTTCACAGCATCCACAGGTGATGCCACCATACtcgtcgcagcgctgctgcgggactGGTGGAATCGGCTCAGCCAGGAGGCGACTCAGTACTTCTCTTTGTCTGCGACAGCCGCACAAGGAGGCTCGCAGCAACGATGGAACCGTTGCTGCATCGCCCACCATGTGTGGACGAGTCTGCAGACGTGGGACTGTGTTAGCAACGTGCGTCCCGCTCCAGACGTGGCACCTCCACCCGCACCGCTGAAGCACCTGTGTGTGGCCTGTGCGATTGCTGTGACAAGCATTCAGCGCAGCCACGAGCAGGTTCTATGGTGGAATATGCCTGGACCAGCAATGGAACCAAGTCGTGAGTATGCTGACAAGGCGGCCGACTGTGATGCATCAGCTGGAACCTGGGCAACTCAAAGCGCTGCTaacggtggtgctgctgaaacCACTGGTCGATCGCCAAGCATCGATGGCGTCGCGCCAAATATGCTGTACACCCCCGCATCGTGTCGACTTGCTCGCATGTCAGCCAACGAaagccgccgctggtgcgaCGATTACCGCGCATGTATGGACCTAGttctgcagcttctctttGCCGAGCAGGAACAGCAACTTCATCGAGTGCCACAAGCATACAGAGAGGGatgggggtga
- a CDS encoding 60S ribosomal protein L18a, putative (TriTrypDB/GeneDB-style sysID: LpmP.34.0540): MVKPHLRHYQVVGRESPSEKNPEPTVYKFEVFAPNFVVAKSRFWRMMKIKNKVKATHGDVLSCKVVKDAKLVARNYLVDIAYYSQRCGYTRMVKEFRDVSKTGAVSQAYHDLASRHRARYHNIEVLCVKSIPDHEVKHLSIAQYHAPNLSFPLLQRRTKAARKDRAIFVKKNTKRAVVA, encoded by the coding sequence atggTCAAGCCGCACTTGCGTCACTACCAGGTGGTCGGCCGCGAGTCCCCCTCCGAGAAGAACCCCGAGCCGACCGTGTACAAGTTTGAGGTGTTCGCCCCGAACTTCGTCGTCGCCAAGAGTCGCTTCTGGCGCATGATGAAGATCAAGAACAAGGTCAAGGCCACCCATGGTGATGTGCTTTCCTGCAAGGTCGTGAAGGACGCAAAGCTGGTGGCGCGCAACTATCTGGTCGACATCGCCTACTAcagccagcgctgcggctaCACGCGCATGGTCAAGGAGTTCCGCGACGTCTCCAAAACTGGTGCCGTGAGCCAGGCCTACCACGATCTGGCCTCCCGCCACCGTGCTCGTTACCACAACATTGAGGTGCTCTGCGTGAAGAGTATCCCGGACCACGAGGTGAAGCACCTGAGCATTGCCCAGTACCACGCTCCGAACCTGTCCTtcccgctcctccagcgccgcaccaAGGCAGCCCGCAAGGACCGCGCCATATTCGTCAAGAAGAACACGAAgcgcgctgtggtggcgtgA
- a CDS encoding hypothetical protein (TriTrypDB/GeneDB-style sysID: LpmP.34.0550) yields the protein MASTSSEWRHALSYATTLHVTLLTSHYAVQRREAPPSSKMSSGMSQKAAGSEDVEVYSCSTAAEQLDTVARVLCAVLQQGCSADDSGAVDTVRRIQMAKAIRDDFVPWTDVAAAAAAAQGDDPHALCLPPRPPGRADDGHPNLTPASAAATPPSSAAGVKKGEAQHTATSKDCGSTLQQRRPGSVKASSSRSSMHSSSTLSGVQRRISKVDQDQRQLYLAKELPPCELVVIPGATLASAPSCVIFVYRLAHEEDVLAALSALSVEKQSSSAEEDAPATDSGKSFGREKHNAQTSQAATIVTRALWSTVWPILRAHLHATSSSAVPAHMPVVWAMADPRMLSGFLPYTLDDTDNILSPCPCPVPVSPSFMRSPDEEAVMVHWVRLVPRTAFCLYDPSASSAAVQDTLGVLHAHLAKGAQSHANSPRGQRRLSSSGGTKKLAPKGTTTKVSRASSPAFSGPGGAKGRNTRGAAGVAGTAATIPSAQHKTSLQSRELSREIDLQATPAEFPYCIAHPLTLAHYLYLGSLAATPSPPQATALTAPSSFPADLGMELTWYLSKMTSFQGAVMTASEADMVGLATEEAFKRMWRTHAPLLRWVRAYLSNSAALLTTGGSAVELVSGSANGNPQMGHQRPSVTFEEAVRLSLSRTVPDASKCPLPLWEVAALAIAPVPPLTLRCSEPDDAPMSTSVTTESIMQWGAGLLSVVVGDGRAAGDMERCDKAPLMSVLTRLAHLIDAYNGWSLKSRPTLRWDANSDGCNGTRGAVTVKAPGDHSVGATVTPQRSIVTACCAGGVFNIMSAVCAWMATVSESLLLQQPLRELTALCATAESLASRSAGQHVASNVATPTTLPPSGLFRRYAQPFQTLSVPGSRGAKALVNTGAVAAIVPQPPKATETPTSEAAAAAAQLEKRCTATVSARIHHQSTDVTLPPYPQEVSWMVRHVIAKNAGHFEVNVARGTDTVTPAAARPGLSLAVHDLATGGSSSLTARQSTMATMTITTQSTGFLLQQQRRRLRRHTSGVAAKLQPYSQSVHLIKEMARNLLGRRPLAEAAVALQGALESTLVAPHSEVAADEVRSGCEVTPLHQSCKKHRGESAGGSATGTQQVSALDLLQRYLASVDTMQAHLAIKSKSAQPKCPALLPERHHSIKTNENEMLATQAAAENLTPRIYEHLLQQALLHQLLRETGLESTHHSASLHRHGHVPIAAREEAACTNDDWSVTQQLPVQVIVASIVDFQERFGAHNVAWRSCALHYRPLPSRTATGYGSAGKGVGAVASSGDKDDEVHRTSAYAHNALNVHPTRRVTHMWVAGVAVPDVQMAEVIENGRKLNSDAKVEQKSRLSLRQRRSRRWVDMVPRAGSVTSVEVYALWQSLLQHQQQGTDGEAAAAKPIGATATGAKTPLRVGPAELTMRAMHDLISQYMQRHAEVSTSLVTVKGVSSESSKTIAATECAPMRFDTHETLYLYGDAVVEVWVSEVQRLCRYIKATEIIATLHATPSSTGVHNVHLTVHWDDGLLFTCTSHNTRQDCSSTVPLIDVMLTTCNVVLQRREGESRIRICRYPNTSSSTTAAAAVSLKELSGRPTAALPQGGVMEACTALLEERVILYCVHHCPTEFTAATPMELEASSEVETSCVVNERTGVVQRFYASGMQQLLFPSGAIMVRRPLTPVFAKPSAFNSTSQYCDTLVALDGRCFVRNGSSRGDTSADAPLASSETVQPSSFQRVQVRIACENSRGMTSHAGADEAHAPPFTRSEIAYDAVHHCRMRSREDGLTVAEYESLTTPEDTGGTHNDGRVSTTLARVVVFPDGTTITTVAPRETRRRALVRHLDDTSTWASLSSPTLCALLEELQAVEDSLFGGAADAEELSVRWCVEASALPRLYLAPTPVGGSDEARAGKAAFAAIFGDGTVLQRRWAAAPTSSAPSSTTDVEVDASVDADEEQGLERGGVEQSGTHGTLVYRGETFETVLVRPSTSAVRVLHHHAIVTIEPADVLASITHASPAAYAVGQGLPFFDLACGGGLRMVDGARCVWEVCGLAEANEGPQVLHPERASTYEELLRALVSPHYSPHRLPRAAQLTYAREQRRETAAYARRRATGWCPSLLRRMREVAEPFIRTAQLLRMDVLAPIEAAAAATDERVFYAGNASATTSTTVRGGVSAAGRLGFPSRGIPPQCISRVLPVCFGQLDNGETIRYWHVSEVLPSLSESCASSTLAAASEPQVIQRLVPGIATGSVLGYISTAPGHTCGADTIGILLCGDPTATSGNRSVLWQRLATVARLSLLCCGVLAPAIPPAIKPPLTASFASEASSLAPQSAGSYAASLPPLAMLLSHGSRWLPATLQPPQQFGAYRSKPSTVGAAADVEYADVAWVRDSTATLSNAAANTAYVQYVLDQVNPITAVKTSRAALQREVARKELHRHEQLAQLSHYHRMLSTQWPMEMPALAQEEQVRLERRFEELQRIPRSAVPPSAMGEQLPFPSAIGSLGSSERMVV from the coding sequence ATGGCGAGCACTAGCAGCGAATGGCGCCACGCGTTGTCCTATGCGACGACGTTGCATGTCACACTCCTCACAAGCCACTACGCTGTGCAACGGCGTGAGGCGCCACCCAGCAGCAAaatgagcagcggcatgaGTCAAAAAGCTGCAGGGAGTGAAGACGTCGAAGTCTACAGTtgcagcacagcggcggagcagctggacACGGTAGCCCGCGTGTTGTGCGCCGTTCTCCAGCAGGGGTGCTCTGCCGACGACAGCGGGGCAGTCGACACGGTACGGCGCATTCAAATGGCAAAGGCTATTCGAGACGATTTTGTGCCGTGGAccgacgtcgctgccgcagctgccgccgcccaaGGGGATGATCCACACGCCCTCTGTTTgccccctcgccctccggGAAGGGCCGACGACGGCCACCCGAACCTGACTCCAGCATCAGCTGCCGCTACGCCACCCTCGTCTGCCGCTGGAGTGAAGAAGGGTGAGGCTCaacacaccgccaccagcaaGGACTGCGGAAGCACACTACAGCAAAGACGCCCGGGGTCAGTGAAAGCCTCGTCCTCACGCAGCTCCATgcactcctcctcgacgctATCaggggtgcagcgccgcataAGTAAAGTGGACCAGGACCAGCGTCAGTTATATCTAGCCAAAGAACTGCCACCGTGCGAGCTGGTCGTAATACCAGGCGCAACTCTAGCGTCTGCTCCGTCGTGCGTCATTTTTGTCTACCGCCTGGCTCATGAAGAGGATGTGCTCGCTGCGCTTTCAGCGCTCTCTGTGGaaaagcagagcagcagcgcagaagagGATGCACCGGCAACGGACAGCGGCAAGTCATTTGGCAGGGAGAAGCACAATGCCCAAACTTCCCAGGCTGCCACGATTGTCACACGTGCCCTTTGGAGCACCGTTTGGCCGATCCTGCGGGCCCACCTGCatgccaccagcagcagcgctgttcCGGCTCACATGCCCGTTGTGTGGGCCATGGCGGATCCGCGAATGCTAAGCGGCTTTCTTCCTTACACTTTGGATGACACAGACAACATTTTGTCGCCGTGCCCGTGCCCCGTTCCTGTGAGCCCTTCGTTCATGCGCAGTCCAGATGAAGAAGCCGTCATGGTACACTGGGTGCGGCTCGTGCCACGCACAGCCTTTTGTCTCTATGACCCCTCGgccagcagtgctgctgtcCAAGACACGCTCGGCGTGCTGCATGCGCACCTGGCAAAGGGAGCGCAGTCACACGCGAACTCTCCGAGGGGACAACGTCGACTCAGTAGTAGCGGGGGCACGAAAAAGCTGGCGCCAAAGGGTACAACAACGAAAGTGTCTCGAGCAAGCAGTCCAGCGTTCAGTGGGCCAGGAGGTGCTAAGGGCCGCAATACGCGAGGCGCAGCCGGGGTAGCAGGCACCGCAGCAACAATCCCATCAGCTCAGCACAAAACTTCACTACAGTCGCGCGAGCTGAGTAGGGAGATCGACCTGCAGGCAACACCGGCAGAGTTCCCGTACTGCATCGCTCACCCTCTCACCCTCGCGCATTACCTCTACTTGGGAAGCCTAGCAGcaacaccatcaccaccacaggCTACAGCGCTGACAGCACCATCCTCATTCCCAGCGGACCTCGGGATGGAGCTGACGTGGTATCTTAGCAAGATGACCTCCTTTCAAGGGGCAGTGATGACCGCGTCGGAGGCGGATATGGTGGGATTGGCAACGGAAGAGGCGTTTAAACGGATGTGGCGTACGCACGCGCCTCTATTGCGGTGGGTGCGCGCGTACCTGAGCAATTCAGCCGCTCTGCTGACGACTGGTGGCTCAGCGGTGGAGCTggtgagcggcagcgctaACGGCAATCCTCAAATGGGGCACCAGAGACCCTCTGTCACGTTCGAGGAGGCTGTTCGCCTCTCGCTATCTCGAACCGTGCCTGACGCTTCCAAgtgcccccttcccctgtGGGAGGTGGCAGCGTTGGCCATTGCGCCAGTGCCTCCGTtgacgctgcgctgcagcgaacCGGATGATGCTCCTATGTCGACGAGCGTGACGACTGAAAGCATCATGCAGTGGGGCGCTGGGTTGTTATCGGTTGTGGTTGGCGATGGTAGGGCTGCTGGCGATATGGAGCGATGCGACAAGGCTCCCCTGATGTCAGTTCTGACCCGACTAGCGCACCTCATCGATGCATACAATGGATGGTCTTTGAAGAGCCGCCCGACCCTAAGGTGGGACGCCAACAGCGACGGCTGCAACGGCACACGCGGTGCGGTCACAGTAAAAGCACCAGGAGACCACTCCGTGGGTGCGACAGTGACGCCGCAGCGGTCGATCGTTACGGCATGTTGCGCGGGTGGCGTCTTTAATATCATGAGCGCCGTGTGTGCATGGATGGCCACAGTAAGCGAATCACTCCTGCTCCAGCAACCCTTGCGTGAGCTAACGGCCTTGTGTGCTACAGCAGAGTCGCtggcgtcgcgcagcgcagggCAGCATGTCGCCAGCAACGTCGCGACCCCCACGACACTCCCGCCTTCCGGACTGTTCCGGCGGTATGCGCAGCCATTTCAGACACTGTCAGTGCcgggcagcagaggcgcaaaGGCCCTCGTGAACACTGGGGCTGTGGCAGCCATCGTTCCACAGCCTCCCAAGGCGACGGAAACACCGACcagtgaagcagcagcggcggcagcgcagttGGAGAAGCGGTGCACCGCGACAGTGTCAGCGCGTATTCACCACCAAAGCACGGATGTGACGCTGCCCCCGTACCCTCAAGAAGTGTCGTGGATGGTGCGACACGTCATCGCCAAGAATGCGGGGCATTTCGAGGTGAACGTGGCCCGCGGCACCGACACCGTCActcccgcagcggcacgcccAGGGTTGTCACTGGCAGTGCACGACCTGGCAACGGGGGgctcctcttcgctcacAGCACGCCAGAGCACGATGGCCACGATGACCATCACGACGCAAAGCACGGGGTTCCttctgcaacagcagcgacgccggctGCGTCGGCACACGTCTGGCGTTGCAGCAAAGCTTCAGCCGTACTCGCAGAGTGTACACCTGATCAAGGAGATGGCGCGCAATCTTCTCGGTCGTCGCCCGCTggcggaagcagcagtggcactACAGGGGGCGTTAGAGTCAACACTGGTCGCCCCACACTCTGAGGTGGCCGCCGACGAAGTACGTAGTGGATGCGAGGTGACACCGTTGCATCAGAGCTGCAAAAAGCACCGTGGTGAGTCAGCCGGCGGTAGCGCTACTGGCACGCAGCAGGTTAGTGCGCTggacctgctgcagcgctactTAGCCTCCGTGGACACGATGCAGGCCCACCTGGCAATCAAGTCGAAGTCGGCGCAACCAAAATGTCCTGCGCTCTTGCCGGAACGCCACCACAGTATCAAGACGAACGAAAATGAAATGTTAGCGacacaggcggcggcagagaacCTCACGCCACGCATTTACGAGCATCTGCTGCAGCAAGCACTCCTGCATCAGCTGCTACGAGAAACCGGCTTGGAGTCGACGCACCATTCAGCCTCACTGCACAGGCATGGTCACGTCCCCATCGCAGCCAGGGAAGAAGCCGCCTGTACGAACGATGACTGGAgtgtgacgcagcagctgccggtgcAGGTAATCGTGGCGTCCATCGTTGATTTCCAGGAGCGCTTCGGTGCTCATAACGTTGCGTGGCGCTCTTGCGCACTTCATTATCGCCCTCTCCCGTCGCGAACTGCGACGGGGTACGGTAGCGCCGGCAAAGGCGTCGGCGCAGTTGCGTCCTCTGGAGACAAGGATGATGAGGTCCACCGCACGTCTGCCTACGCGCACAACGCCCTCAACGTGCACCCCACACGGCGAGTGACACACATGTGGGTTGCCGGCGTGGCAGTGCCGGATGTGCAGATGGCAGAGGTCATCGAGAACGGGCGGAAGCTGAACTCCGACGCGAAGGTGGAGCAGAAGAGCCGCCTCTcgctgaggcagcggcggtcaCGTAGGTGGGTAGACATGGTTCCGCGGGCAGGGTCCGTGACGTCGGTTGAAGTCTACGCACTGTGGCAATCGCTGCtacagcaccagcagcagggcaCGGACGGGGAGGCAGCGGCCGCAAAGCCCATCGGGGCTACCGCTACAGGTGCGAAGACGCCGTTGCGTGTGGGTCCGGCGGAGTTGACGATGCGTGCGATGCACGACCTTATCTCCCAGTACATGCAGCGACACGCCGAGGTGTCGACGTCACTTGTCACCGTGAAGGGTGTGTCGTCTGAATCCTCTAAAACGATAGCTGCTACAGAATGTGCCCCAATGCGCTTTGACACCCACGAGACTCTCTACCTGTACGGCgatgcggtggtggaggtgtggGTAAGTGAGGTGCAGCGTCTGTGCCGCTACATCAAGGCCACCGAGATCATCGCTACTCTGCACGCAACACCGTCGAGCACGGGAGTCCACAACGTGCACCTGACCGTCCACTGGGATGACGGACTTCTTTTCACGTGCACAAGCCACAACACCCGACAGGACTGCAGCAGTACGGTTCCGCTGATTGATGTCATGCTCACCACCTGCAACGTGGTCCTACAGCGGCGCGAGGGTGAGTCACGCATTCGGATTTGTCGCTACCCAAACACATCATccagcaccacagccgccgccgcggtctCCCTGAAGGAGCTGAGCGGGCGACCAACAGCGGCCTTGCCGCAGGGGGGCGTCATGGAGGCGTGCACAGCCCTCCTCGAGGAGCGTGTTATCCTCTACTGTGTCCACCACTGCCCGACAGAATTCACCGCTGCCACACCGATGGAACTGGAAGCGTCGTCCGAGGTAGAGACCAGCTGCGTGGTCAACGAGCGCACCGGCGTGGTGCAACGCTTCTATGCATCGgggatgcagcagctgttgtTTCCTAGTGGTGCAATCATGGTACGGCGGCCTCTGACGCCGGTCTTCGCCAAGCCCTCAGCATTCAATTCAACCTCGCAGTATTGTGACACGTTGGTGGCGCTGGACGGGCGGTGCTTTGTGCGCAACGGCAGTAGCAGGGGAGACACCTCTGCGGATGCACCCCTTGCAAGCTCGGAGACGGTCCAACCTAGCTCGTTTCagcgtgtgcaggtgcgcatTGCGTGTGAGAACTCCAGAGGCATGACGAGCCACGCTGGCGCCGATGAAGCGCACGCCCCGCCCTTCACACGCAGTGAAATCGCCTACGATGCTGTACACCACTGCCGCATGCGCTCCCGCGAGGACGGCTTGACGGTGGCGGAGTACGAATCTTTGACCACCCCCGAAGACACcggaggcacacacaacgaCGGCCGAGTGAGTACCACACTCGCCCGGGTCGTCGTGTTTCCAGATGGCACGACCATCACTACGGTGGCACCGCGTGAGACTCGGCGGCGTGCGCTCGTGCGCCACCTCGACGACACCTCCACATGGGCGTcactctcctctcccaccctgtgcgcgctgctggaagAGTTGCAGGCAGTGGAGGACAGCCTCTTCGGGGGGGCGGCTGACGCAGAGGAGCTCTCCGTGCGGTGGTGCGTGGAAGCATCGGCTCTGCCTCGTCTGTATCTTGCGCCAACCCCGGTAGGTGGCAGCGACGAAGCGAGAGCGGGCAAAGCCGCCTTTGCTGCCATCTTTGGTGATGGAACTGTCCTGCAGAGGCGATGGGCGGCCGCGCCCACGTCTTCAGCCCCTTCCTCTACCACAGACGTTGAGGTGGACGCATCGGTGGATGCGGACGAAGAGCAGGGcttggagagagggggggtcgAACAAAGCGGCACGCATGGCACCTTGGTGTACCGCGGGGAGACGTTTGAAACGGTGCTCGTACGCCCCTCGACCAGCGCCGTGCGCGTCCTTCATCATCACGCGATCGTCACGATTGAGCCTGCGGACGTGCTCGCCAGCATTACCCATGCCTCCCCTGCTGCGTACGCGGTGGGGCAGGGCCTGCCGTTCTTTGACTTAgcgtgcggcggtggcctaCGCATGGTAGACGGGGCACGGTGCGTATGGGAAGTGTGCGGGCTCGCGGAAGCCAACGAGGGACCGCAGGTGCTACACCCGGAACGCGCAAGCACATACGAAGAGTTGCTGCGCGCCTTGGTGAGTCCCCACTACAGTCCTCATCGTCTGCCccgagcggcgcagctgacgtatgcgcgcgagcagcggcgagaaACCGCAGCTTATGCGCGCCGACGAGCCACTGGGTGGTGCCCATCTCTTCTGCGGCGGATGCGTGAAGTAGCGGAGCCGTTCATTCGGaccgcgcagctgctccgtaTGGATGTGCTGGCACCCATcgaggctgccgccgctgcaacgGATGAGCGGGTTTTTTACGCTGGCAACGCTTCTGCTACGACCTCCACCACTGTCAGAGGAGGGGTCTCGGCGGCGGGGAGGCTTGGCTTTCCTTCAAGAGGCATTCCACCACAGTGCATCTCGCGTGTGCTGCCAGTGTGCTTTGGTCAGCTCGATAATGGGGAGACCATCCGCTACTGGCACGTGAGCGAGGTgcttccctcgctctccgaGTCGTGCGCATCGTCCACCCTGGCGGCAGCATCGGAGCCGCAGGTGATCCAGCGTCTGGTGCCAGGAATCGCCACAGGCAGTGTGCTGGGGTACATCAGCACCGCTCCTGGGCACACATGCGGTGCTGACACGATTGGCATTCTTCTCTGCGGGGACCCGACCGCAACCAGCGGCAACCGCAGTGTTCTCTGGCAACGCTTGGCGACTGTTGCCCGActctctctgctctgctGTGGAGTACTGGCGCCAGCCATACCGCCGGCTATCAAGCCGCCCTTAACTGCGTCCTTTGCTTCTGAGGCTTCCTCACTCGCTCCTCAGAGCGCCGGTTCCTACGCGGCGTCCCTTCCCCCATTAGCCATGCTGCTCAGCCATGGCAGTCGCTGGCTCCCCGCTACCCTTCAGCCACCCCAGCAGTTTGGCGCCTATCGGTCGAAACCGTCTActgtcggcgctgcagcagacgtTGAGTATGCCGATGTGGCGTGGGTGCGCGATTCGACGGCGACTCTCTCTAACGCAGCGGCCAACACTGCCTATGTCCAATATGTGCTGGATCAAGTAAACCCTATCACAGCAGTGAAAACCTCGCGTGCGGCactgcagagagaggtggcgcGAAAAGAACTACACCGGCATGAGCAGCTCGCACAGTTGAGTCACTACCACCGTATGCTGAGCACTCAGTGGCCGATGGAAATGCCGGCAttggcgcaggaggagcaggtaCGCCTGGAAAGGCGCTTTGAGGAACTGCAGCGCATCCCACGGTCCGCTGTGCCGCCCTCAGCAATGGGGGAGCAGCTCCCTTTCCCATCTGCGATTGGTAgtctcggcagcagcgagcgcatGGTGGTGTAG